In the genome of Bradyrhizobium ottawaense, the window TCTCGGAGACAATCCCGCCGCAGGCGAATTCGCCGGCCGACGACAGCTCGGCTACCTGCCGGAAAACGTCTCCTTCGACCCCGCCCTCACCGGCCGCGAGACGCAGGCCTTCTATGCCAGGCTGAAACGAGAGCCGGTCGCAAAGTCGCTGGAGCTGCTCGACGCCGTGGGTCTCGGAGCCGCCAGCCGCCGCCGGGTCGGCACCTACTCCAAGGGCATGCGACAGCGGCTGGGGCTCGCGCAGGCGCTGCTTGGCGAGCCGCGCGTGCTGCTGCTGGACGAGCCGACCACCGGTCTCGATCCGGAGCTGCGCCAGACCTTCTACGACATCATCGCCCGGCTCTCCGCTGCGGGCGCGACCGTGCTGCTGTCGTCGCATGCGCTGACCGAGCTCGAGGAGCGCGCCGGCCGGGTCATCATCATGAACCGCGGCATCAAGGTCGCGGACGGATCGATCGACGAGCTGCGTCGCCTCGCCCGCCTGCCCACCAGGATCCGCCTCAAGGTGGCCGGCCTTGCCCCGAGCGAGATGCCGCCCTGGGCGCCCAAGGACGTGGCCTGCCGTCGTTTGAACGGCCACATCGTCGAGATCGACGCTGCGCCGGAGCGGAAGATCGAGCTTCTGCATCGTGCGACGGCCGCCGGCAATTCCGTCGAGGACGTCGACGTGGTCCCGCCCACCCTCGACGAGCTCTATGCTCATTTCCTCCGGCAATCGGAGCAGGCGCCATGAATGTCCTGATCATCGCCGCCAAGGAAGTCCACCAGGCCATCCGCAATCGCTGGGTGCTTGCCGCAACGCTCCTGCTCGCCGGGCTTGCGCTGTCACTGACCTTTCTCGGTAGCGCACCGACCGGGAACGTCGGCGTTCGCACCCTGGACGTGGTCGTCGTCAGCCTGTCGAGCCTGACGATCTTTCTCGTTCCGCTCATCGCGCTTCTGATCTCCCATGACGCCATCGTCGGCGAGATGGAACGGGGGACGATGCTGTTGCTGCTGAGCTATCCGGTCGCACGATGGCAGGTGCTGCTCGGCAAGTTCTTGGGCCACCTCGCCGTTCTCGCGTTTGCGACCTGCCTCGGCTACGGCGCGGCGGTCGGAGCGCTGGCGGCGACGGGCAGCCAGATCGATAGCGATAGCTTTCTCGCGTTCGCGGCGATGGTGGGCTCCTCGGTGCTGCTTGGCGCCGCTTTCGTCGCCATCGGATATCTGGTCAGCGCGCTCGTGCGCGACCGTGGAACGGCGGCCGGCATCTGCATCGGATTGTGGCTGCTGCTGGTGCTGATCTACGACATGGCGCTGCTGGGCGTGCTTGCGCTCGATCAGGGACGCAGCATCTCGGCGAGTGTGCTCAACGCCCTGCTGCTGTCGAATCCGACCGACGCCTACCGGCTCATCAACCTGACCGGATTCGCCAATGTCAGCACCTTCGCCGGCATGGCTGGCCTTGCCCAAACCACGTCCCTGACGATACCGGTTCTTCTGACCGCCCTGCTCTGCTGGACGCTGCTGCCGCTGGGGCTGGCCGCGCTCGCTTTCTCGCGGAGGGAGCTATGAGGCGCCGAACGATCCTCTTCGCCTTGCTCGTGCCGCTCGCACTCGCGGGCTGCAACGAGAAGCAGGCCGCGAAGATTCCGCCGCCGCATCGGATGACCGCGGAAGACATCGGCCATTACTGCGGCATGAACGTGCTCGAGCACCCGGGACCGAAGGGCCATATCTTCGCCGCGAGCCTGATGGAGCCCGTGTGGTTCTCGTCGGTGCGGGACACAATCGCCTTCACCATGCTGCCGGACGAGCCCAAGGACATTCAGGCGATCTACGTGTCCGACATGGGCAAGGCGCCGGACTGGGACAAGCCCGGCGCCGACAACTGGATTGAGGCGCGCAAGGCGCTGTACGTGATCGAGAGCCGGGTCAAAAGTGGCATGGGCGGAGACGAGGCCGTTCCGTTCTCGGACCGCGCGGCGGCGGAGAAGTTCATCGGAGAGAACGGCGGCAGGATTGTCGGCTTCGACGACGTGCCCCGGGACTATGTCTTGACGTCGGTGAATGTCACCGGCGCCGCTGCGGCCGGCGAAGCGGCCGAAGCCCCGCCGGCCGAACGATCGAGGAGGACGCCATGACGCGAGCACTGACGCGCCGACGCTTCATCCGGATCAGCGCGGCGGCAGCGGGCCTCGGCGCGCTGTCCACGGGACATCCTGCTCGTGCGGAGGTCGCGCCGGTGACGTGGCGTGGCACGATGCTGGGCGCGGTTGCCACGATGGAGATCCATGACGAAGACCGCAGCCGGGCGGAACGGCTGATCTCGCTGGCCTGTGCCGAGGCGCGGCGGCTCGAGCGGCTGTTCAGCCTTTACCTGAACGATTCGACCCTGGTCGCGCTGAACCGGACCGGTGTCCTGATCGATCCCGCCGCCGAAATGGTCGATCTGCTGGCGACCTCGCAGCACTATTCCACGCTGACGGGCGGTCTGTTCGATGTCACGGTGCAGCCGCTGTGGGATCTCTACGCCAGCCATTTCGCGCGAGATGACGCGGATCCGGCCGGTCCTGCGGCAGCCGAGATCCAGACCGCGCTCGCGCGCATCGGCAGCAGCCGGCTGTCGATCAGCCGCGACCGGATCGTGATGCCCAAGGGCATGACCGTCACCCTGAACGGGATCGCGCAGGGCTACGTCTCGGACAAGGTGGTCGACCTGCTGCGGGCGCACGGCATCTCGCGCAGCCTGGTCGACATGGGCGAACCCCGCGCGATCGGCGCGCGTCCGGACGGACTGCCCTGGGAGATCGGCATCGCCGATCCCGACATCGTGGGCCGCACGAAGACGGTGCTGCCGATCGTCGACCGCGCCGTGTCCACCTCGGGCGGCTACGGCTGCCAGTTCGATTCCAGGGCGCGCTTCAACCATTTGTTCGATCCCCGATCAGGCGGCTGCGCCCACCGCTACCGCAGCGTGACGACTGTGTCCCGCAGCGCCACCGCCGCGGACGCATTGTCGACGGCGTTCAGCCTGATGCCGGAAGATGAGATTCGATCGCTCTTGCCGCATGTCGACATCGACCGCGTGCATCTGATCGATGGGGCCGGCCGATCGGTCGAATTGTCGGCCTAACCTGCGCGCTACCGCAGCGGCAGCAGCTCCAACTGGCTCTGCGCCTTCTTCACGGCCGCTGCGTACCAGCTCTGGCTCGGCGCTTCCTTGGCGAAGCATGTCGTGTAGGCGGCCATGGCCTGATCCTCGCGGGCCATGTCGCCGCGCGGATCCTTCTTGTTGACGGGTTTGGCCATCATCTGTTTCCACACGCGCTCGCAGGCCGGAATTTCAGCGGTCTTTACCGCGTCCGATGTGGCGAGGAAGTAGACCTTATCGCCCTTGATCGCGACGACGTCGATTTCATCCGGCGCTCCCTTGAGCCCGCCATTGCCGCGCAGGCCGAGCACGGCGACTGCAGCGCTCGCGGATGCGGGCTTTGTGATCGGCAGCTCGGCATATTTGGCGAAGGCGGCGTCCTGGATCGCCTGATAATAGAAGCGGTCGGACTTGAACGCGGCGCCGCTGTCCTGCGGCATGCCGTCCTCGCGATGCTCGCGCAGCCAGTGCGTGAGCAACCCCGTGGTGGTCACCACGGCCTGCATCTTGTCGCCTTCGGAAGCGAAGCCGAGCCCGTCGAGATGGCCGAACCCGATATCACTCTTGAATAGCGTGTCGACGTTCGACTTGCCGTCTGCGGGGAGCCCCTTGATCGTGACCGGTCCCACCAGGCCGCGCAGCACGCCCGCCAGCTCCTTGAGCGCCGCATCATGCTGCTTGTAGATCTCATCGCTTTCCTTGGCACTCGAGAATTTTGCGATGTAGCGGTCGCGCAGGTCGAGATAGTGCTGCTCGGGCGTGGCCGCATGGACGGGCGTCGCCAGGACAAGCAGGCAGAGCAAGGCAAGCGATTTCATTCGATGTCCGCGGACTGGGAGCGATCTCCAGTCTTTGTGCCCGCTGCAGGCGGGAAGGTTCATCCGCAACGACCTTGCGGGCGCCCTACTCCGCCGGCGTCAGCTGCCGGGTCAGACGCACCGCCGCGGTCTCGCGGACGCGGATGCGGGCGCGGCGCTTGCGCCACCAGATCACGACGCCGGTCACCGAGAGTGCGGCGACCACCAGCCCCATGATCGAGATCAGGATGCGGCCGAACAGTCCGACGATGCGACCCGAATGCAGCGGAAATTGCGCCTGGACGAAGATGTCGGCGGCAGTACCGACCCAGGGCAGCCGCTCGCCGATCGGGCGGCCGTCCTCGCTGTCGTAATAGAGCTGGGCCGGGCCGACGCCGCCGGCGCCGTGATCGTCGCCGGGGTGGAAGAAGGCGGCGGCATAGACGCCATGGGCCGGGCCGTAATTGACCGAGCCCACCGGGATCGTCCAGCCCCGCGCCTTGCCGTCGGCGGCGGCGCGTGCGGCGATGTCCGCGAAGGTGACCTTGGGCTCGATGGGATCGTCGAGATCGCGATAAGGCCGCTGCTCATAGGGTGTCGGCGTGTAGTTCGAGACCATCTTCATCAGCGGCGAGAACACCTCGAAATAGAGGTTCAGCGAGAACGCCGTGAAGGCGATGACGAACAGCACGCCCCAGGTCCAGAGACTGAAGGCGCGGTGGATGTCGAAATTGATCCGGTAGGCGCTGCCGGAGGTCTTGATGGTCCAGGCCGGCGCCCAGCGCGCCCAGAAGCCGCGGTCGAGCTGGCGCGTGACGGCAGGCGCCCGCG includes:
- a CDS encoding ABC transporter ATP-binding protein, giving the protein MTSTVRVSDVTKAYGRVEAVRGASFTLGQGELVALIGHNGAGKTTLMKLMLGLIRPTSGAIEVLGDNPAAGEFAGRRQLGYLPENVSFDPALTGRETQAFYARLKREPVAKSLELLDAVGLGAASRRRVGTYSKGMRQRLGLAQALLGEPRVLLLDEPTTGLDPELRQTFYDIIARLSAAGATVLLSSHALTELEERAGRVIIMNRGIKVADGSIDELRRLARLPTRIRLKVAGLAPSEMPPWAPKDVACRRLNGHIVEIDAAPERKIELLHRATAAGNSVEDVDVVPPTLDELYAHFLRQSEQAP
- a CDS encoding ABC transporter permease: MNVLIIAAKEVHQAIRNRWVLAATLLLAGLALSLTFLGSAPTGNVGVRTLDVVVVSLSSLTIFLVPLIALLISHDAIVGEMERGTMLLLLSYPVARWQVLLGKFLGHLAVLAFATCLGYGAAVGALAATGSQIDSDSFLAFAAMVGSSVLLGAAFVAIGYLVSALVRDRGTAAGICIGLWLLLVLIYDMALLGVLALDQGRSISASVLNALLLSNPTDAYRLINLTGFANVSTFAGMAGLAQTTSLTIPVLLTALLCWTLLPLGLAALAFSRREL
- a CDS encoding nitrous oxide reductase accessory protein NosL: MRRRTILFALLVPLALAGCNEKQAAKIPPPHRMTAEDIGHYCGMNVLEHPGPKGHIFAASLMEPVWFSSVRDTIAFTMLPDEPKDIQAIYVSDMGKAPDWDKPGADNWIEARKALYVIESRVKSGMGGDEAVPFSDRAAAEKFIGENGGRIVGFDDVPRDYVLTSVNVTGAAAAGEAAEAPPAERSRRTP
- a CDS encoding FAD:protein FMN transferase, with protein sequence MTRALTRRRFIRISAAAAGLGALSTGHPARAEVAPVTWRGTMLGAVATMEIHDEDRSRAERLISLACAEARRLERLFSLYLNDSTLVALNRTGVLIDPAAEMVDLLATSQHYSTLTGGLFDVTVQPLWDLYASHFARDDADPAGPAAAEIQTALARIGSSRLSISRDRIVMPKGMTVTLNGIAQGYVSDKVVDLLRAHGISRSLVDMGEPRAIGARPDGLPWEIGIADPDIVGRTKTVLPIVDRAVSTSGGYGCQFDSRARFNHLFDPRSGGCAHRYRSVTTVSRSATAADALSTAFSLMPEDEIRSLLPHVDIDRVHLIDGAGRSVELSA
- the fsrB gene encoding siderophore utilization protein FsrB; the encoded protein is MRATFGKLHRWAGLLTAGFLFFSGITGAIISWDHEIDDVLNSHLFDVSSKGPAIPSIELAKTIEQRDPRARVVYLFMTPEQGHSLWFFVMPRIDPATGKRYALDYNQVFLDPNTGAELGRRYWGAVWPVTRENFVSFLYKLHYTMHIPEFWGSDRWGMRVLGVIAIIWTIDCFVGFYLTLPSRRRAKAARAPAVTRQLDRGFWARWAPAWTIKTSGSAYRINFDIHRAFSLWTWGVLFVIAFTAFSLNLYFEVFSPLMKMVSNYTPTPYEQRPYRDLDDPIEPKVTFADIAARAAADGKARGWTIPVGSVNYGPAHGVYAAAFFHPGDDHGAGGVGPAQLYYDSEDGRPIGERLPWVGTAADIFVQAQFPLHSGRIVGLFGRILISIMGLVVAALSVTGVVIWWRKRRARIRVRETAAVRLTRQLTPAE